The Populus nigra chromosome 19, ddPopNigr1.1, whole genome shotgun sequence genome includes a window with the following:
- the LOC133679362 gene encoding mitochondrial fission protein ELM1-like: MRPIRLPEPPSPTLGVPEIFENGAYSVIRRAVVIGNGFPGSENQSLGLIHALGLADNHVLYRVTRPSGGINEWLRWLPVSLHKILYHIIMRICCYSRFIVSRGKKLAPLPSENGGSVGLSSILEADSKQIVNMARESYEKDGPLLVVASGRDTISIASSIKRLASEKVFLVQIQHPRSDLSRFDLVVTPRHDYYALTPQAQEQIPWIIRKWITPHETPDQHVVLTVGALHQIDFAALHSAASTWHDEFAPLPKPLLVVNIGGPTCRCRYGTELAQQLSAFLTNVLVSCGSVRISFSNRTPKKVSNIIIKELANNPKVYIWDGEEPNLYMGHLAWADAFVVTADSVSMISEACSTGKPVYVMGSERCTWKLADFHKSLRERGVVRPFTGSEDISESWSYPPLNDTAEVACRVHDVLAERGLRVRP; this comes from the exons ATGAGGCCGATAAGGCTACCGGAACCACCTAGTCCCACCTTGGGAGTACCTGAGATCTTCGAAAACGGCGCGTACAGCGTCATTCGCCGCGCCGTCGTTATCGGCAACGGATTTCCCGGTTCAGAGAACCAGAGCCTCGGCTTAATTCACGCTCTCGGCCTCGCCGATAATCACGTGTTATAT AGAGTGACGAGACCAAGTGGAGGGATAAATGAGTGGCTCCGTTGGCTTCCGGTTTCTCTTCACAAAATCTTGTACCACATCATAATGCGGATATGTTGTTATTCGCGGTTTATAGTTTCAAGAGGGAAGAAACTTGCGCCTCTGCCTTCGGAAAATGGTGGCAGTGTGGGCTTGTCTTCAATCTTAGAAGCTGATTCGAAGCAGATTGTGAATATGGCTCGCGAAAGTTATGAGAA GGATGGCCCTTTATTGGTAGTTGCATCTGGCAGAGATACTATTTCAATTGCAAGCTCTATAAAACGTTTAGCATCAGAAAAAGTTTTCCTTGTCCAG ATACAACATCCAAGGTCAGACTTGAGTAGGTTTGACTTGGTGGTCACACCTCGTCACGATTATTATGCTTTGACTCCTCAAGCACAGGAACAAATTCCTTGGATTATTCGGAAGTGGATAACTCCACATGAAACTCCTGATCAGCATGTG GTTCTTACCGTGGGAGCCTtgcatcaaattgattttgctGCATTGCACAGTGCAGCTAGTACATGGCATGATGAGTTCGCACCTTTGCCAAAGCCTTTGCTGGTTGTTAACATTGGAGGGCCTACAT GTCGCTGTCGTTATGGAACGGAGCTTGCTCAGCAGTTATCTGCCTTTTTGACTAACGTGCTTGTGAGCTGTGGGAGTGTCAGGATATCTTTCTCCAATAGGACGCCTAAGAAG GTTTCAAACATAATAATCAAAGAACTTGCAAACAATCCAAAAGTTTACATCTGGGATGGTGAAG AGCCAAATCTATATATGGGACATTTAGCTTGGGCAGATGCATTTGTTGTCACGGCAGATTCAGTCAGTATGATAAGCGAGGCTTGCAGTACTGG GAAACCTGTTTACGTGATGGGATCTGAGCGTTGCACATGGAAGTTGGCTGACTTCCATAAATctttgagagagagaggagtgGTTCGACCATTTACAGGATCTGAGGAT ATTTCAGAAAGCTGGAGCTACCCACCTCTAAACGACACCGCTGAAGTTGCTTGTCGAGTCCATGACGTGCTTGCGGAAAGAGGATTGAGGGTGCGGCCATAA
- the LOC133679231 gene encoding capsanthin/capsorubin synthase, chromoplastic-like yields the protein MATCLGLFPPSPAGKTFQPNHKSPPLFSSPKPHITPSRKSRYGIQSSKFGSFLDLKPESKPEFLDFDLSWFDPADRPRCFDVIIIGAGPAGLRLAEQVSGYGIKVCCVDPSPLSMWPNNYGVWVDEFESLGLDDCLDKTWPMTCVHIDDDKTKYLDRPYGRVGRKELKTKLLENCASNGVRFHKAKVLNLEHKEFESSIVCDDGIELKASLVVDASGFASTFTEYDKPRNHGYQIAHGILAEVDCHPFDLDKMVLMDWRHSHMGNEPYLRANNSKIPTFLYAMPFDSNLVFLEETSLVSRPLLSYMEVKNRMVARLRHLGIRVKNVIENEKCVIPMGGPLPKIPQSVMAIGGTSGVVHPSTGYTVARTMALAPIVADAIVECLGSTRMIRGRPLHHRVWNGLWPLERRCTREFYSFGMETLLKLDLNGTRRFFDAFFDLDPYYWQGFLSSRLSLRELLFLSLSLFSNASNPSRFDIVTKCPVPLVKMMGNLALETI from the coding sequence ATGGCTACTTGTCTCGGGCTATTTCCTCCATCTCCTGCAGGAAAAACTTTTCAGCCAAACCATAAATCTCCTCCTCTGTTCTCCTCTCCAAAACCCCACATCACACCTTCAAGAAAGTCCCGCTATGGAATCCAAAGCAGCAAGTTTGGAAGCTTTCTTGACTTGAAACCCGAATCAAAACCCGAGTTCTTGGATTTTGATCTCTCATGGTTTGATCCTGCTGACAGGCCTCGCTGCTTTGATGTGATCATTATTGGGGCTGGCCCGGCTGGTTTGCGTCTTGCCGAGCAAGTGTCAGGTTATGGAATTAAGGTATGTTGTGTTGATCCCTCACCACTTTCTATGTGGCCTAACAACTATGGTGTTTGGGTTGATGAGTTTGAGAGCTTGGGGTTAGATGATTGTTTGGACAAAACATGGCCTATGACTTGTGTCCATATTGATGATGACAAGACCAAGTATTTAGACCGTCCTTATGGTCGTGTTGGTAGAAAGGAATTGAAGACAAAATTGTTGGAGAATTGTGCCTCTAATGGGGTTAGGTTTCATAAAGCTAAGGTTTTGAATTTGGAACATAAGGAGTTTGAGTCTTCAATTGTTTGTGATGATGGGATTGAACTAAAAGCTAGCTTAGTTGTTGATGCAAGTGGTTTTGCTAGTACGTTTACTGAGTATGATAAGCCAAGAAACCATGGATATCAGATTGCTCATGGCATTTTAGCTGAAGTGGATTGCCATCCATTTGACTTGGATAAAATGGTTCTTATGGATTGGAGACATTCCCATATGGGAAATGAACCTTACTTGCGTGCTAATAACTCAAAAATTCCGACCTTCCTCTATGCCATGCCATTTGATTCAAACTTGGTATTTTTGGAAGAGACTTCTCTTGTTAGTAGGCCTTTGTTATCTTACATGGAGGTTAAGAATAGGATGGTAGCAAGATTAAGACATTTAGGAATCAGGGTGAAGAATGTAATAGAAAATGAGAAATGTGTGATCCCAATGGGAGGACCTCTCCCAAAAATCCCTCAAAGTGTGATGGCTATTGGCGGGACTTCAGGGGTAGTCCACCCCTCAACTGGGTATACGGTGGCTAGAACAATGGCCTTAGCCCCAATTGTAGCTGATGCAATCGTGGAGTGCCTTGGCTCAACCAGAATGATTAGAGGAAGGCCACTTCATCATAGAGTGTGGAATGGGTTGTGGCCATTAGAGAGAAGATGTACAAGggaattttattcttttgggATGGAGACTTTGCTGAAGCTTGATCTGAATGGAACTAGGAGGTTCTTTGACGCTTTCTTTGATTTGGATCCTTATTACTGGCAAGGGTTCCTCTCCTCAAGGTTATCTCTCAGAGAGCTTCTTTTCTTAAGCTTATCATTATTTAGTAATGCCTCAAATCCATCCAGGTTTGATATTGTTACAAAGTGTCCCGTTCCCCTTGTCAAAATGATGGGGAATTTGGCACTTGAAACCATCTAA
- the LOC133680635 gene encoding casparian strip membrane protein 4 yields the protein MDVSDKSGEATKITIQEPEADTKGKGIAAGALAPVIVAAKAARRPRKGWKKGLAIFDLVLRLSAIVAGFAATSLMATTDQILPFFTQFFQFHAQYNDLPTFLFFVIANAITSGYLVLSLPFSIVCIVRPRAAGPRLLLIILDSVMMGLTTSAASASAAIVYLAHNGNSSSNWNAFCQQFNNFCQQVSSAVVASFVASALLLSLVVLSAFALRKTK from the exons ATGGACGTCTCGGACAAGAGTGGCGAAGCAACAAAAATCACTATTCAAGAACCAGAAGCAGACACTAAAGGAAAAGGCATTGCTGCAGGTGCTCTTGCTCCTGTAATAGTCGCAGCAAAAGCTGCCCGGCGCCCACGAAAAGGATGGAAAAAAGGATTAGCCATTTTCGACTTGGTTCTCAGGCTGTCTGCCATTGTCGCTGGTTTTGCTGCCACTAGCCTTATGGCGACAACGGATCAGATCCTTCCCTTTTTCACTCAGTTCTTTCAATTCCATGCTCAGTATAATGATCTACCAACTTTCTT GTTTTTCGTGATTGCTAATGCCATAACCAGTGGATACCTTGTTCTTTCCTTGCCCTTCTCAATAGTCTGCATCGTTCGGCCTCGTGCAGCAGGACCAAGGCTCCTCCTTATCATCCTCGATTCC GTGATGATGGGACTAACAACATCagctgcttctgcttctgctgcCATTGTGTACTTAGCTCATAATGGGAATTCAAGCTCGAATTGGAATGCTTTTTGTCAACAGTTTAATAATTTCTGCCAGCAGGTTAGCAGTGCTGTGGTGGCTTCCTTCGTAGCATCAGCCTTGCTCCTTTCTCTGGTTGTGTTGTCTGCTTTTGCTCTTCGAAAAACGAAGTAA